From a region of the Candidatus Eisenbacteria bacterium genome:
- a CDS encoding MATE family efflux transporter: MNQTDAPSSRVPQSSGDVRRSVWAELREAIRGSSADYTKIPLPRAVFLLAVPMVLELVLESTFAVVDIFFVAKLGSSAIATVGLTETMLFLLYSIGMGLAMAVTAVVARRIGEGKREVAAVTAVQVIWIALLVSIPFAIVGIVFARDLLQLMGADAWTLEHGYPYMQVALGGNAVILLLFTINAVFRGAGDAASAMRVLWFANALNIVLDPILIFGFGPIPAFGVVGAAIATTVGRGAGVLLQLWILFRGGQHLRVLRSQIVWHGAILWNIVRTSFGGIGQMIVAMTSWILLMRILAGIGSEAVAGATIAIRVMMFTMMPAWGMSNAAATLVGQNLGARQPDRAAASVWRIGAYNMVYLLAVAVVFFTWPCELMGIFATDPAVIAIGAEWLRILSYSLFVYGWWMVSVQAFNGAGDTTTPTWINVVFFWLIQLPLSWLLALKLGWGHSGVFWGVFVSETSVGLFTLWLFTRGKWKSAQV; encoded by the coding sequence ATGAACCAGACTGACGCGCCCTCCTCACGCGTGCCCCAATCCAGCGGCGACGTCCGGCGTTCCGTCTGGGCGGAGCTGCGCGAGGCGATCCGCGGCAGCAGCGCCGACTACACGAAAATCCCGCTTCCTCGGGCGGTGTTCCTGCTCGCGGTGCCGATGGTGCTTGAGCTCGTGCTCGAGTCGACCTTCGCGGTCGTCGACATCTTCTTCGTCGCCAAGCTCGGCTCGTCCGCCATCGCGACGGTCGGCCTGACCGAGACGATGCTGTTTCTGCTCTACTCGATCGGCATGGGCCTGGCGATGGCGGTGACGGCGGTGGTGGCGCGCCGCATCGGCGAAGGCAAGCGCGAGGTGGCGGCGGTCACGGCGGTCCAGGTGATCTGGATCGCCCTGCTCGTGTCGATACCTTTCGCCATCGTCGGCATCGTGTTCGCTCGGGACCTGTTGCAGCTGATGGGGGCCGACGCCTGGACGCTCGAGCACGGCTACCCTTACATGCAGGTGGCGCTCGGCGGCAACGCGGTGATCCTGCTGTTGTTCACGATCAACGCGGTCTTCCGCGGCGCCGGCGATGCGGCCTCGGCCATGCGTGTGCTGTGGTTCGCGAACGCGCTCAACATCGTGCTCGATCCGATCCTGATCTTCGGATTCGGTCCGATCCCCGCGTTCGGAGTCGTGGGCGCCGCGATCGCGACGACGGTCGGCCGAGGCGCCGGCGTGCTGCTGCAGCTGTGGATCCTGTTCCGCGGCGGACAGCATCTGCGCGTGCTCCGATCGCAGATCGTGTGGCACGGGGCGATCCTCTGGAACATCGTGCGAACGTCGTTCGGAGGCATCGGCCAGATGATCGTCGCGATGACGTCGTGGATCCTGCTGATGCGGATCCTCGCAGGCATCGGCAGCGAGGCCGTGGCCGGCGCCACGATCGCGATCCGCGTCATGATGTTCACGATGATGCCGGCATGGGGCATGTCGAACGCGGCGGCGACGCTGGTGGGCCAGAACCTCGGTGCCCGGCAGCCCGATCGCGCCGCGGCCTCGGTGTGGCGCATCGGCGCGTACAACATGGTGTACCTGCTCGCGGTTGCGGTTGTGTTCTTCACCTGGCCGTGCGAGCTGATGGGCATCTTCGCCACCGATCCCGCGGTGATCGCCATCGGCGCCGAGTGGCTCAGGATCCTGTCGTACTCGCTGTTCGTCTACGGCTGGTGGATGGTGTCGGTTCAGGCGTTCAACGGAGCGGGTGACACGACCACGCCGACCTGGATCAATGTCGTGTTCTTCTGGCTGATCCAGCTTCCGCTGTCATGGCTGCTCGCGCTGAAGCTCGGCTGGGGCCACTCGGGCGTGTTCTGGGGCGTGTTCGTCTCCGAGACATCGGTCGGACTCTTCACGCTCTGGCTGTTCACGCGTGGGAAGTGGAAGAGTGCGCAGGTGTGA
- a CDS encoding SRPBCC family protein: MLVKILIGVAGVLVLFFVVVATRPSVYHVERKLEVAAPPHVAFGVLNDLHQFAGALVLFGSPLEKSDPNLQKTFEGPAAGVGQSFAWSGNKEVGKGKLTIEESVPGQKVGMKLEFVEPMKSTANCTLTLASTPTGSFVTWSMDGNHNFLGKAIGMFMDMDKMLGSDIEKGLAQLKTVAEGKS; encoded by the coding sequence ATGCTCGTGAAAATTCTCATCGGAGTTGCGGGTGTCCTGGTCCTCTTCTTCGTGGTGGTGGCCACCCGGCCGTCGGTCTATCACGTCGAGCGCAAGCTCGAGGTCGCTGCTCCACCCCATGTCGCGTTCGGTGTTCTCAACGACCTCCATCAGTTTGCGGGTGCCCTGGTCCTGTTCGGGTCGCCGTTGGAGAAGAGCGATCCCAACCTGCAGAAGACCTTCGAAGGTCCTGCGGCGGGCGTCGGTCAGTCGTTTGCGTGGAGCGGCAACAAGGAAGTCGGCAAGGGAAAGCTGACGATCGAAGAGAGCGTCCCAGGCCAGAAGGTGGGCATGAAGCTCGAGTTTGTGGAGCCAATGAAGTCCACGGCAAACTGTACGCTCACCCTCGCGAGTACGCCGACCGGTTCGTTCGTGACGTGGTCGATGGATGGGAACCACAATTTTCTGGGCAAAGCCATCGGCATGTTCATGGACATGGACAAGATGCTCGGCTCCGACATCGAGAAGGGGCTCGCCCAGCTGAAAACCGTCGCCGAGGGCAAGTCGTAG
- a CDS encoding ankyrin repeat domain-containing protein, protein MSSALPERASLEFLTKQAKDFLRDAKAGDAIALDRLRAGGPEVASDPPKLADCQHALAREYGFASWPKLKAHVESLATTDPVESLAAAMKSGELTAVREVLARFPSLKSRLDGPMAGGSFGATALITAVQRADRELVDLLLAGGADINQRSHWWAGGFHVLEDDHGLADFLIARGATLDAKSAAQLGRLEDLRTIVTADPSAVHQRGGDGQTPLHVAPTVAVADFLLDRGAEIDARDVDHESTPAQYLVRSHTDVAKFLVARGAKTDILMSAALGDLARVRGFLEADPASIRTLVSDQYFPRRNPHSGGCIYIWTLGQAKTAHAVAREFGHDAVYELLMQHTPDTLKLAVACELGDEATLAALLEARPDLPRTLGAEELRMLPIAAQQGNVQAVRRMLTAGWPPDTTAQHGATALHWAGFHGNAEVAREILKFRPALEAKEKDFGMTALGWTIYGSLHGWHAQSGDYAGVLELLLDAGARAPKLEPKLEASEAVLSVLRRREFGDRV, encoded by the coding sequence ATGTCCAGCGCATTGCCCGAACGGGCCAGTCTCGAGTTTCTCACCAAGCAGGCGAAGGACTTCCTGAGGGACGCGAAGGCCGGCGACGCCATCGCACTCGATCGGCTGCGTGCCGGTGGACCCGAGGTCGCGTCCGACCCACCGAAGCTCGCTGATTGCCAGCACGCATTGGCGCGCGAGTACGGATTCGCGAGTTGGCCCAAGCTGAAGGCGCACGTCGAATCACTTGCGACGACCGACCCGGTCGAGTCACTGGCGGCCGCGATGAAGTCCGGTGAGCTCACCGCCGTCCGCGAGGTACTGGCGCGGTTCCCCTCGCTCAAGTCGCGCCTCGATGGGCCGATGGCGGGCGGTTCGTTCGGTGCCACGGCGCTGATCACCGCCGTTCAGCGCGCCGATCGCGAACTGGTGGATTTGTTGCTCGCCGGCGGCGCCGACATCAATCAACGCAGTCACTGGTGGGCGGGCGGCTTTCACGTGCTGGAAGACGATCACGGCCTGGCGGATTTCCTCATCGCGCGCGGGGCCACACTCGATGCCAAATCGGCGGCGCAACTGGGTCGACTCGAGGACCTGCGAACGATCGTGACCGCCGATCCCTCGGCCGTGCACCAGAGAGGCGGTGACGGCCAGACGCCCTTGCACGTGGCACCGACCGTGGCGGTGGCTGACTTTCTGCTCGATCGCGGCGCCGAGATCGACGCACGCGACGTCGATCACGAATCCACGCCGGCTCAATACCTGGTGCGATCGCACACCGATGTGGCGAAGTTCCTGGTCGCGCGCGGAGCGAAGACCGACATCCTGATGTCGGCGGCGCTGGGCGATCTGGCGCGGGTGCGCGGCTTTCTCGAAGCCGATCCGGCGTCCATTCGGACCCTCGTGTCCGACCAATATTTCCCCAGGCGCAATCCGCACTCCGGCGGGTGCATTTACATCTGGACCCTCGGGCAGGCGAAGACCGCACACGCCGTCGCGCGTGAGTTCGGTCACGACGCGGTCTACGAGCTGCTCATGCAACACACTCCCGACACGCTGAAGCTTGCAGTGGCATGCGAGCTCGGAGACGAGGCGACGTTGGCGGCGCTGCTCGAAGCCCGGCCCGATCTGCCCCGGACCCTCGGAGCGGAGGAGTTGCGCATGCTGCCGATCGCGGCACAGCAGGGCAACGTGCAAGCGGTGCGGCGCATGCTGACGGCGGGCTGGCCACCGGATACGACCGCGCAACACGGAGCCACGGCACTTCACTGGGCCGGCTTCCACGGCAACGCGGAAGTGGCGCGCGAGATCCTGAAGTTTCGCCCGGCACTGGAGGCCAAGGAGAAGGACTTCGGCATGACCGCGCTGGGCTGGACGATCTACGGCTCGCTGCACGGATGGCACGCCCAGAGCGGCGACTACGCCGGCGTGCTGGAGCTGCTGCTCGATGCGGGCGCTCGGGCGCCGAAGCTCGAACCGAAGCTCGAGGCCAGCGAGGCGGTGCTCTCGGTGTTGCGTCGTCGAGAATTCGGAGATCGCGTGTGA
- a CDS encoding T9SS type A sorting domain-containing protein gives MPRSRLLRLFLISLCTFAVVATPKRGAANDVDGAGDCVRSGLDFGDAPEGFDAYPGTLGRFPTCLSSVITPGGQELLGCGPFSTVPGASSGYVRHALSPSGIWLGCTSGIDRGIDIEIDAKTSLGSPNSFCAPLSVDCQQLAFGSAFGQDECYGDNDAGLVGPVSFVACGTSQVTYRLNNCGGPRPMFLNVLIDFNHDGDWNDAELCQPSGTCAPEWALKNRPFVAGPGCAQRVSPTFIVGTSVGAAWMRITISDQAVPDDYPWAGTANMAGGELAAGETEDYPVHIVTSSNCPPYIDYGDAPEGQPAYSNGIVGHFPTCLFPTGAGTLDVSAGCPANSTVPGTTGFVRHVSTANNPDQFWLGCPVPGGNPADGVDAENNGKVNNLGGGTPSDCDPAVITDCTATLPTINFGQDECYGDDDAGVAQAFTFDACQLGAVNFEAYSCAQHDQIVYVNVLVDWNQDGDWNDNLQCSTGPCAAEWAIKNAQQLLAPGCNNVGMTPIRVGPLAGEGWLRITLTRQPVPDDFPWNGSVGVPGQTFDGGETEDYPFVVDTQIGDPGPYNDRGDAPEGFLRYPTGIGSEGNYPTCTLAAPPSTQTMAGGCLPLSTPPGPAGYVNHFHPGPPAIAAWLGCGNPGVDSEPDGKTNVSSLSGQISSCDQTTLVDCIDNTIPVGYGADECPGDGDAGISSPFTFPRCKPTSFTYQASNASAGAIEMYLNVLVDWTDDGDWNDVDNCAYQGGCAPEWAVKNHPITLAPGCNTLATPSFRAGRGLPTPGSGGRPTWMRVTITFQPVTDDFPWAGSELLPGNSFQGGETEDYVFYQDAEETPCLDYYQDFGDAPENLTAYPNGVIGKFPTCDISGLASTQTFPAGCPPSSTSPFASGYVIHLNQLSFPPFWLGCSAPPAFAVDTELRAKVNLTGASLPSACPSATGTSTDCQALLPPLTFGQDECYGDLDAGLSITHVFPGCGTSTFNYKAELCADQQFNAYLNVLVDWNHDGDWNDVERCSPSQPCAPEWAVKNHIVVLSPGCGLYTTPSIQSGGPDGPAWMRVTLSPTPASDDFPWAGTQFSALGFFDGGETEDYLVTTQGSPVDVQTIAIHELQFSPALPNPAAGLTTTRFALPRAGAVRLSVFDAAGRLVRTLVNETRSAGEHVVTWDYRDGGGARLAAGVYLMHLQFEGSVMTQRVVHLP, from the coding sequence ATGCCGCGCTCACGACTGCTTCGCCTGTTTCTCATTTCGCTTTGTACGTTCGCGGTCGTCGCCACTCCGAAACGCGGCGCCGCCAACGATGTCGACGGCGCGGGCGACTGCGTGCGAAGTGGTCTCGATTTTGGAGACGCGCCCGAAGGCTTCGACGCCTACCCCGGTACGCTCGGTCGATTCCCGACCTGCCTGTCCTCGGTGATCACACCCGGCGGCCAGGAGCTGCTGGGTTGCGGCCCGTTCTCGACAGTGCCCGGCGCAAGCAGCGGCTACGTTCGCCACGCACTCAGCCCGTCCGGAATCTGGCTCGGGTGCACGTCTGGAATCGATCGCGGCATCGACATCGAGATCGACGCGAAGACGAGCCTCGGCTCTCCGAACTCGTTCTGCGCTCCGCTGTCCGTGGATTGCCAGCAGCTCGCGTTCGGCTCCGCTTTCGGCCAGGACGAGTGCTACGGCGACAACGACGCCGGACTCGTCGGACCGGTGAGCTTCGTGGCGTGCGGCACGTCGCAGGTCACCTACCGCCTCAACAATTGCGGCGGTCCTCGGCCAATGTTTCTGAACGTACTCATCGACTTCAATCACGACGGCGATTGGAACGACGCGGAACTCTGCCAGCCGAGCGGCACCTGCGCGCCCGAATGGGCCCTGAAGAACCGTCCATTCGTCGCAGGGCCCGGCTGCGCTCAGCGCGTCTCGCCGACGTTCATCGTCGGCACCTCAGTGGGTGCCGCGTGGATGCGGATCACGATCAGCGACCAGGCGGTCCCCGACGATTACCCGTGGGCGGGCACTGCCAACATGGCGGGCGGGGAACTCGCCGCGGGTGAGACCGAGGACTATCCGGTCCACATCGTGACGTCGAGCAACTGTCCGCCCTACATCGACTATGGCGATGCGCCCGAGGGCCAGCCCGCGTACTCAAATGGCATCGTCGGCCACTTCCCGACCTGTCTGTTCCCGACCGGAGCCGGAACCCTCGACGTCAGCGCCGGGTGCCCCGCCAACTCGACCGTTCCGGGTACAACCGGGTTCGTACGTCACGTGTCGACGGCGAACAACCCCGATCAGTTCTGGCTCGGATGCCCGGTTCCCGGTGGCAATCCGGCGGACGGCGTGGATGCCGAGAACAACGGCAAGGTGAACAATCTCGGCGGAGGAACTCCGAGCGACTGCGATCCGGCCGTAATCACCGACTGCACGGCGACCCTGCCAACGATCAACTTCGGACAGGACGAGTGTTACGGCGACGATGATGCGGGTGTCGCCCAGGCCTTCACGTTCGATGCGTGCCAGCTGGGTGCGGTCAACTTCGAGGCGTACAGCTGCGCACAGCACGACCAGATCGTTTACGTCAACGTGCTCGTGGATTGGAATCAGGACGGCGATTGGAACGACAACCTGCAATGCTCGACCGGACCGTGCGCCGCCGAGTGGGCGATCAAGAATGCCCAGCAGCTGCTCGCGCCCGGTTGCAATAACGTCGGGATGACGCCGATTCGAGTCGGACCGCTGGCTGGTGAAGGGTGGTTGCGCATCACGCTCACGCGTCAGCCGGTTCCCGACGACTTTCCGTGGAACGGCTCGGTGGGGGTTCCGGGACAAACGTTCGACGGCGGCGAGACCGAGGATTATCCGTTCGTCGTCGACACTCAGATCGGCGATCCAGGTCCCTACAACGATCGCGGGGACGCTCCGGAAGGCTTCCTGCGATATCCGACCGGGATCGGTTCGGAGGGGAACTATCCGACCTGCACGCTTGCCGCACCGCCCAGCACTCAGACCATGGCGGGCGGTTGCCTTCCATTGAGCACCCCGCCGGGTCCGGCGGGTTATGTGAATCACTTCCACCCGGGACCTCCCGCGATCGCGGCGTGGCTCGGATGTGGAAATCCCGGAGTCGACTCGGAACCCGACGGCAAGACGAATGTCTCGAGTCTGTCAGGACAAATCAGCTCCTGCGACCAGACGACTCTCGTCGACTGCATCGACAACACGATCCCCGTCGGCTACGGAGCGGACGAGTGTCCCGGCGACGGCGACGCGGGCATCTCGAGTCCGTTCACATTCCCGCGCTGCAAGCCGACCTCGTTCACGTATCAGGCCAGCAACGCTTCGGCCGGCGCCATCGAAATGTACCTGAACGTTCTCGTCGATTGGACCGACGACGGCGACTGGAATGATGTCGACAATTGCGCATATCAGGGCGGCTGCGCACCGGAGTGGGCGGTGAAGAACCACCCGATCACACTCGCTCCGGGCTGCAATACGCTGGCGACGCCGTCGTTCCGGGCCGGACGCGGACTTCCGACTCCCGGCAGTGGCGGGCGGCCGACTTGGATGCGAGTGACGATCACGTTCCAGCCCGTCACCGACGACTTCCCGTGGGCCGGCTCGGAGCTGCTCCCGGGCAATTCGTTCCAGGGCGGCGAGACGGAGGACTACGTCTTCTACCAGGATGCCGAGGAGACGCCGTGCCTCGACTACTACCAGGACTTTGGAGACGCGCCCGAGAACCTGACCGCGTATCCGAACGGCGTCATCGGGAAGTTCCCGACCTGCGACATCTCGGGACTTGCCTCCACGCAGACGTTCCCCGCCGGTTGCCCGCCCTCAAGCACTTCACCCTTCGCGTCCGGCTACGTGATTCACCTCAATCAACTCAGTTTCCCGCCGTTCTGGCTGGGTTGCTCGGCGCCGCCGGCGTTCGCCGTGGACACCGAGCTGCGTGCGAAGGTGAATCTCACCGGTGCTTCGCTTCCGAGCGCTTGTCCCTCCGCAACCGGTACGAGCACGGACTGCCAGGCTCTGCTTCCTCCGCTTACCTTCGGACAGGATGAGTGTTACGGCGACCTCGATGCCGGACTCTCGATCACTCATGTCTTCCCGGGTTGCGGCACGAGCACGTTCAATTACAAAGCGGAGCTGTGTGCGGATCAACAGTTCAACGCCTATCTCAACGTGCTGGTGGATTGGAACCACGACGGCGACTGGAACGACGTGGAACGCTGCAGCCCGAGCCAGCCCTGTGCGCCCGAGTGGGCCGTGAAGAATCACATCGTCGTGCTCTCGCCGGGTTGCGGGCTGTATACGACGCCATCGATTCAGTCGGGAGGTCCCGATGGCCCGGCGTGGATGCGCGTGACCCTGAGCCCCACACCGGCGAGCGACGACTTCCCGTGGGCAGGAACTCAGTTCTCGGCGCTGGGCTTCTTCGATGGCGGCGAGACCGAGGACTACCTCGTGACCACTCAGGGATCACCGGTGGACGTTCAGACCATCGCGATCCACGAGCTGCAATTCAGTCCGGCACTTCCCAACCCGGCCGCCGGACTCACCACGACTCGCTTCGCACTCCCACGGGCGGGCGCGGTCAGGCTCTCGGTGTTCGATGCGGCGGGACGTCTCGTACGCACGCTCGTGAACGAGACACGATCGGCCGGCGAGCATGTCGTGACGTGGGATTACCGCGACGGCGGTGGCGCCCGGCTGGCCGCCGGCGTTTATCTGATGCACCTGCAATTCGAAGGCAGCGTCATGACGCAACGCGTCGTTCACCTGCCCTGA
- a CDS encoding cysteine synthase family protein, translating into MPKPRRILDGIGNTPMVELRRIVTPGCARVVAKLESTNPTGSMKDRLARAIVERAAADGRLAPGGTVVDYTAGTTGISISFVCSALGYRSHFVFSDAFSDEKRLTMRAYGASITDVPSDNGRIDGPLIKRMIATAGEISQQPGHWWSDQLNNGDGESGYHALGDEIWTQTGGRVDAFVQAVSTSHAIHGTARSLRRHRPEVRVVAVEPSESAVLSGRPAGAHRIEGIGIGFVPPLWKPDEVDEILTVSTEEAKAMARRLAHDEAIFAGSSTGANVVAALRVAARLGPEATVVTLIVDSGLRYLSTDVFREG; encoded by the coding sequence ATGCCCAAGCCTCGTCGCATCCTGGATGGCATCGGCAACACCCCGATGGTCGAGCTTCGGCGCATCGTGACTCCCGGTTGTGCTCGGGTCGTGGCGAAGCTCGAGTCCACCAACCCGACCGGCAGCATGAAGGATCGGCTGGCGCGCGCGATCGTCGAGCGCGCGGCCGCGGACGGGCGCCTCGCGCCGGGCGGGACGGTCGTCGACTACACCGCGGGCACGACCGGGATCTCGATCTCCTTCGTCTGTTCGGCGCTCGGCTATCGATCACACTTCGTGTTCTCGGATGCCTTCAGCGACGAAAAGCGCCTCACCATGCGCGCCTACGGGGCCAGCATCACGGACGTCCCCAGTGACAACGGCAGGATCGACGGGCCCTTGATCAAGCGGATGATCGCAACGGCGGGCGAAATCAGTCAGCAACCGGGTCACTGGTGGTCGGATCAGCTCAACAATGGCGATGGCGAGTCGGGCTACCACGCGCTCGGCGACGAGATCTGGACGCAGACGGGCGGCCGCGTGGATGCCTTCGTGCAAGCCGTCAGCACATCCCATGCGATTCACGGTACGGCGCGATCGCTCCGCCGCCATCGCCCGGAAGTCCGCGTGGTCGCGGTCGAACCCTCCGAATCCGCCGTATTGTCCGGCCGACCCGCGGGCGCTCACAGGATCGAAGGCATCGGGATCGGGTTCGTTCCACCGCTCTGGAAGCCGGACGAAGTGGACGAGATCCTGACCGTCTCCACGGAAGAAGCTAAAGCAATGGCCCGGAGACTCGCGCACGACGAAGCGATCTTCGCGGGATCCTCGACCGGAGCCAATGTCGTCGCTGCGTTGCGCGTCGCAGCACGCCTCGGCCCCGAGGCGACGGTGGTCACCCTCATCGTCGACTCGGGGCTTCGGTACCTGAGCACGGACGTGTTCCGCGAGGGCTGA
- a CDS encoding beta-lactamase family protein — protein MDSMLYRRFHSIARHLLVALIALGSLTRGADAAEPPGFPDTPSGRVARAYFDSFGAGEAEMRSFFTAHVSKEDLAERPIEARLARWSEMRDRFGALTPRSVSASEPTRLSVNVESEKSGTILMIFECRDVPPHTLVGVQIEATEDGGRSRTPPTDDTGPPPSDAAIVARLSSALDSLFRLDRFSGVAMLDKDGQTLFAKAYGLASREAKRPITMETRFNIASIGKQFTAVAIRQLAAAGKLSLSDPVTRHLKDYRVANADSITIAMLLEHRAGVPDVFDSKELWEHPERARTAEDWYALVRDRPLGFKPGTRQRYSNGGFVVLGMVIERVSGEDYYAYLRRHVYAPAGMTRTDSHLADQLPADVALGYTRDSEAHGPGRAGAGDDHTPRFITEGFGRASAAGGNHSTAGDLIRYARALRAGTLLGREASDDLMGPGIGLGVAGGAPGKNALLELKGPYTLVILANQDPPVAEAFAETVGHMIARAVRGDARDDTDGRRQGRIGGPKR, from the coding sequence ATGGACTCGATGCTGTACCGCCGGTTTCATTCGATTGCGAGACACCTGCTGGTGGCGCTGATTGCGCTCGGGTCGCTCACGCGCGGCGCCGACGCCGCAGAACCACCCGGGTTCCCCGACACGCCTTCCGGTCGGGTGGCACGCGCGTACTTCGACTCCTTCGGCGCGGGTGAGGCCGAGATGCGGTCGTTCTTCACGGCTCACGTTTCGAAAGAGGATCTCGCCGAGCGGCCGATCGAGGCACGGCTTGCACGCTGGAGCGAAATGCGTGACCGATTCGGAGCGCTCACGCCGCGGTCGGTGTCGGCGTCCGAGCCGACGCGTCTGAGCGTGAACGTTGAGTCCGAGAAGTCGGGCACGATCCTGATGATCTTCGAGTGCCGTGACGTTCCGCCTCACACGCTGGTCGGGGTGCAGATCGAGGCCACGGAGGATGGAGGAAGATCACGAACGCCTCCGACAGACGATACGGGGCCACCACCGAGCGACGCCGCGATCGTCGCCCGACTCTCCTCGGCGCTCGACTCGTTGTTTCGACTCGACCGTTTCTCCGGCGTCGCGATGCTCGACAAGGACGGGCAGACCTTGTTTGCGAAGGCCTACGGACTCGCCTCGCGCGAGGCGAAGCGCCCGATCACGATGGAGACGCGCTTCAACATCGCATCGATCGGAAAACAGTTCACCGCAGTCGCAATTCGTCAGCTCGCCGCCGCCGGAAAGCTGTCGCTGAGCGATCCCGTGACCCGGCATCTGAAGGACTATCGGGTTGCGAACGCCGACAGCATCACGATCGCGATGCTTCTCGAGCATCGGGCCGGTGTCCCCGATGTCTTCGATTCGAAGGAGCTCTGGGAGCACCCCGAACGAGCGCGGACCGCGGAAGACTGGTACGCCTTGGTGCGTGACCGGCCGCTCGGATTCAAGCCGGGAACCCGCCAGCGCTACTCGAACGGCGGCTTTGTCGTGCTCGGCATGGTGATCGAACGCGTTTCGGGCGAGGACTACTACGCGTACCTCCGTCGCCACGTCTATGCGCCGGCCGGAATGACTCGCACCGACAGCCATCTCGCGGATCAGCTGCCTGCCGATGTGGCGCTGGGCTACACCCGCGACTCCGAAGCGCACGGTCCGGGGCGCGCGGGCGCCGGGGACGATCACACGCCTCGCTTCATCACCGAGGGCTTCGGTCGCGCGAGCGCCGCCGGTGGCAACCACTCGACGGCCGGTGATCTGATTCGCTACGCGCGCGCGCTGCGCGCCGGCACCCTGCTGGGACGCGAAGCATCGGACGACCTGATGGGACCCGGGATCGGTCTCGGAGTCGCGGGCGGCGCACCCGGAAAGAACGCGTTGCTCGAGCTGAAAGGCCCGTACACGCTCGTGATTCTCGCCAATCAGGATCCGCCGGTCGCCGAGGCATTCGCGGAAACGGTGGGGCACATGATCGCGCGTGCCGTGCGCGGCGACGCGCGCGACGACACCGACGGCAGACGCCAGGGCCGCATCGGAGGGCCAAAGCGCTAG
- a CDS encoding HAMP domain-containing protein encodes MSSLRARLIGVTILVAVVAVTVVALHTRQVVNTEFRRLERLAEPVPLEPVARAVSAMRSSGDEWAAVESLLAGHGRRLGRALVVVAPDGTVLASSAAPLRGARVLEEPGDVYRVEHGRSLEGAGSALMLELHSPPRLALAGVDSGARLLALPTPESSVEPPRPSIRVVERGLLTGALVAIALGVLLVWVLSAQVLGPIEALTAAARRMAAGDLSPRVTPRGRDEVSGLAASFNAMAEALAAAQASRRRLTRDVAHELRTPLTALRGQLEAVEDGLLPPNPATLRSLREEVARMSQLIEDLDRLAGAEDGSLRLELSDVPVREALESAAASFAAAAATAGVTLEADGADECVVRADPLRLGQVLRNLIANALAHTPPGGQIRLTALREADRVAIQVADSGDGISAEHVSHVFERFYRTDSARARASGGTGLGLAIVKHLIEAQGGVVSVASEPQRGARFTIELPAAPRTQA; translated from the coding sequence ATGAGTAGCCTGCGCGCGCGCCTGATCGGCGTCACGATCCTGGTTGCCGTGGTCGCGGTGACGGTCGTTGCGCTCCATACACGGCAGGTGGTCAACACCGAGTTCCGACGTCTGGAGCGGCTCGCCGAACCCGTGCCGCTGGAGCCGGTCGCGCGCGCGGTATCCGCGATGCGCTCAAGTGGTGACGAGTGGGCCGCGGTCGAGTCGTTGCTCGCCGGGCACGGCCGACGCCTCGGGCGCGCGCTGGTCGTGGTGGCTCCTGACGGCACGGTGCTCGCGTCGTCCGCTGCTCCGCTGCGCGGCGCCCGCGTGCTGGAGGAGCCCGGAGACGTGTATCGCGTCGAACACGGAAGGAGCCTCGAGGGCGCCGGATCCGCGCTCATGCTCGAGTTGCACTCGCCGCCGCGACTGGCGCTCGCGGGTGTGGATTCGGGCGCGCGTCTGCTGGCGCTGCCCACTCCGGAATCCTCGGTCGAGCCCCCGCGCCCTTCGATCCGCGTGGTCGAGCGCGGGCTGCTGACAGGTGCGCTGGTTGCCATCGCGCTGGGCGTGCTGCTCGTCTGGGTATTGTCAGCTCAGGTGCTCGGACCGATCGAGGCCCTCACGGCGGCTGCGCGGCGCATGGCGGCGGGGGATCTCTCGCCGCGCGTCACGCCTCGGGGTCGCGACGAAGTGTCGGGGCTCGCTGCGAGCTTCAACGCGATGGCCGAGGCGCTCGCGGCGGCGCAAGCCTCGCGTCGCCGGCTGACACGAGACGTGGCGCACGAACTCCGCACGCCTCTCACCGCGCTGCGCGGTCAACTGGAAGCAGTCGAGGACGGATTGCTACCGCCCAACCCGGCGACGCTGCGATCGTTGCGTGAGGAGGTGGCGCGGATGTCGCAACTCATCGAAGACCTCGATCGACTGGCCGGCGCGGAGGACGGCTCGCTGCGACTCGAGCTTTCGGATGTGCCGGTACGCGAAGCGCTCGAGTCCGCCGCCGCCTCGTTCGCGGCCGCGGCGGCGACGGCCGGAGTCACATTGGAAGCAGACGGGGCGGACGAGTGTGTCGTTCGAGCGGATCCCCTTCGACTCGGCCAGGTCCTGCGCAACCTGATCGCCAATGCACTCGCGCATACGCCGCCCGGAGGGCAGATCCGGCTGACCGCGCTTCGGGAGGCCGATCGGGTGGCGATTCAGGTCGCCGACAGTGGCGATGGCATCTCAGCCGAACACGTGTCGCACGTATTCGAGCGTTTCTATCGCACCGACTCGGCGAGGGCGAGGGCGAGCGGTGGCACCGGGCTTGGGCTCGCGATCGTGAAGCATCTGATCGAGGCGCAGGGCGGCGTCGTGAGCGTGGCCAGCGAACCGCAACGCGGGGCCCGCTTCACGATCGAACTGCCGGCTGCACCGCGTACGCAGGCCTGA